One Carya illinoinensis cultivar Pawnee chromosome 5, C.illinoinensisPawnee_v1, whole genome shotgun sequence genomic window, ACACATTTAGAGTTCAAGGACAAATCTATCATTACATTAATGATTTAATTCCCGAAGATGGATATCCTTcgtacttgcaactatacttcTATGATACTAAacatgaattagaaaatcgTGTTAATGATGCAGAAAGATTAGATCCTTCCATTATTAGTCAATTGATGGATATACTCAGAATTAATCTATATAGTCATTTCTTTCGAAACTTGAGTAACATTCCAAATCTCGAAAATCATGTAATTCACATAAGATCAGACGTTAGATTAGATCAACCTGTTTATAATACCCCATCAGTATTGCAAGTTGCAGCTATTTAGACTGAATCTAACAATTATGCAGAAGAAACAAATCGAAATATTATCGTTTTTAGTCATACAGGTCAAAATCATattgttcaatattattttggttgttaCGATCCACTtcaatatctattattatttcctCTTGGTGATTCTGGTTGGCATGAAGGaatcgaaaaaataaaaaaaggaacaatATTGCTAAACAATCAAACATCAACATTAAATGATTTACACAAATCAAGTAATGCAGAGTAATTATTTCGAACTGAAGAAGAaggtaataataattttaagggtTAGATTTTATCCCCTCCAACTATTACTTAATTTACAATGTACCCCTAAAATTATTGATTGCATCAAAATATCCCCTCTTATTTTCAAAACGTCCCAATCACCCTCTTCCATCTACAACAAGCATTAAATCGAACGAAAATGTCATTTGTGTGCTTTTCACGTGTATTTCCTTTAATGCAAAGACAAAATTACCATTCACTTCATTAACAACATTGTCGTTTGCATTTCCCTCGAAAACAAAAGGGGTTGGTTGATCTgctttcctattttttttatccccacgaaaatttctcttttcacattgttttcaaattttttccatACATCTCGCAAGTCCAATGAAAGCAGGTCCGGTGTACATGATTGTGAATTAAATGATAGTCGGAGGGGGCAAACTATATTTAACTCTAattttaattcttctaattttgttatcttaaacttttatatgtttatatttctaaattttcttccataatttttgtagttttgaagaagaagaagaaacaaccaACAATTTTATGCTAtgaatattattgtttcaaattacaaataagACAACATAAcatatcaattttattattatctggtCGTTTAttacaacaatttgttgttgacatgtatattaaaattgaaacattaagattaaattattttcgttCGAAACAACAAGAAATTAGATCAGATATATATCAAGGTATTGTTGATAGTATTTCAATTGGAGAAACTAATGCCTCCAAAATTGGAAGACGAATTATCTTACCTTCATCTTTTATTGGAGGTCCAAGAGATATGCGCAAGAGATATATGGAAGTAATGTCATTAGTTCAACGTTTTGGCAAACCTGATATTTTCTTAACTATGACATGTAATCCAAGTTGGAAAGAAATTTTAGATGAATtaaaaccacatgaagaagttcaaAATCGTCCTGATTTAATTGCACGAATATTTAAAGCAAAAttagaagatttaaaaaatgaattatttaaacGAGAAATTTTTGGTAAAGTTGCAGCATATGTTTACACAATTGAACATAAAAAAAGAGGCTTACCACatgttcattttttaataatactacAAAAAGATTGGcgaatttatgcacctgaatcTTTCGATGAAATTGTTACAACAGAAATAcctgataaaacaaaaaatgtacaCTTATATAAAAGTATTGTTAAACATATGATGCATGGTCCTTGCGGAATATTGAATCCAACTAatatatgtatgaaaaaaaatggaatttgcAAAAATCAATATCCCAAAAAATTTACATCTAAAACAACTGTTGGAATTGATTGTTTTCCATTATACAAACGTTCTAATGACAGAACAATTGTACCATATAATCCATAtcttctttcaaaatttaattgtcATATAAATGTTGACATTTGTTCTACAATTAAAGCTGtcaaatatttgtataaatatatttataaaggaCATGATCGTATCGCTTTCAATTTAATCAACGACGAAAATAATCAACAAATTGATAaaattgaacaatttcaatcagGTAGATGGATTACACCACCCGAAGCTACATGGAGAATATATGGTTTTGCACTTAACGAAATGTATCCATCAGTTTATAGTTTACATCTGCaccttgaaaatcaacatttagtAGCTTTTCGTGCACATGAAAATTTAAACAGCATTTTAAATTCAGATTTGTCAACAAAATCAATGTTAACTgaattctttttaacaaatcaaaTTGATCAAAATGCATACAATTTATTGTACAAAGAATTTCCTGAAAAATTCGTTTGGAatcaacaatataaaatttggactccaagaaagaaaggaaatgttATAGGGCGAATTGTTAGTGCAAATCCAATTGAAGGTGAAAGATATTACTTGCGAATATTACTGAACCACATTAGAGGGCCAAAATcatttgaagatttaaaaacaattaatgGTATTGTTGTGCCCACATTTCATGAAGCAGCTAATTTACATGGTCTATTGAACAAAGATAGTAATTTAGAAGAATGTTTAGAAGAAGCTTGTTTATACCGAATGCCAAATAGTTTAAGACGtctttttgcaacaattttagtATATTGTAATCCTACAAATCCAAAAGAACTTTGGAAacgatttgaaaaagaaatgtctgaagatttttattcaacaaatacaacagcaaaaaatattaaaaaaatggtacTACAAAACATCTCTTTTACGCTTGAATCAATGGGAaagaatataaatatgtatCATCTTGCTCCAATTGATATATTCTCTGACGATGAAGAATTTAGACATCaagaaattgatgatgaattaACTGTTACAATTCTACAAGAAGATCTGCTTGCATCAAATCATTTAAATTCTGAACAAAAACACGCATATGAATTAATTCTCGAAACTTTACTTCTCAACAAATCTGCTACATTTTTCATTGATGGTCCTGCTGGCACTGGAAAAACATTTCTATACAAAACACTTCTTGCTGAAATTAGATCAAAACATATGATAGCACTTGCAACTGCATCATCTGGTGTTGCTGCATCAATTTTACCTGGAGGCCGAACAGCACATTCACgctttaaaatttcattaaagataGAAAAAAATAGTACATGCAATGTTAGCAAACAAGGAAATCTTGCTAAATTATTGCGTCttgcaaaattaattatatggaaCGAAGCAACTATGTGTGGAAAATATTCTATAGAGGCAGTGGATAAGATGTTACAAGATATAAATGATACAAACCTTCCTTTCGGTGGAAAAGTTATTGTTTTTTGTGGAGATTTTCGTCAAGTATTACCTGTAATTCAAAAAACTACAAAAGAACAACAAATTGATGCAAGCTTAGCCCGCTCTCATTTATGGTCTTctttaaccaaaattaaattaatagaaaatatgaGATCTAGATTGGATTCTGATTTTTGTCGTTATTTAATTGAAGTTGGTAATGGTAATGAACCAATTACTGTTAAAGATATGATCAAAATTCCAACAAAAATGCTTATTCAATATAACAATGATGCTGActctttaaattgtttattagaaGCTATTTTTGAAGACATATCtaattattcaaacaatttaattGAAATGACAAATCGAACTATATTAACACCAAAAAATCACTCAGTTAATGAAATAAATGTTATAATCATTGAAAAATTTCCAGGTGATATAGTGCGATATTATAGTTTCGATGAAACAATTGATACATCTGAACAAGGTGTAATCGAagattttttaaacactttaacACCAAGTGGATTGCCACCACATGAATTATTGCTTAAAAAGAATTGTCCCATCATGTTGCTTAGAAATATAAATCCTTCAGAAGGTTTATGCAATGGCACACGATTGatttgttgtaattttaatCGTAATGTTGTTGATGCAAAAATTTCAGTTGGTCATCACAAAGGGAAAAGAGTTTTTATACCCAGAATTCCATTCTTATcagatataaatgaaaataatggttTTCCATTTAAACGCACACAATTTCCCAtcaaattaagttttgcaatgataataaataaatcacaagGACAAACATTAAATTTTGTCGGAATATATTTACCTGAACCAGTATTTTCTCATGGacaattatatgtagcattatcAAGAGCCAAAACTGCCAATTCAGTAAAAATTCTTATAAGACCAACTACAATTGATAACtatgaaaaaaattgtacaaaaaatattgtgtataaagattttttgaaaataacaaaCTCATTATAATGCTATATAAAtagtcatatttaatatattcttTAGTCTGCTCAGttaatgtttttcaaatattgttatcatttatacattctattgtttttttaattatattatacaatttataatatatatatatagtaatacttTTCTATCTTCTAATTTGTAAAAATAGCAAATATGCGAACCGTTTATGCATCAATCAAAAACATTATTCCAGTTACCAAAAACTGGAAAGTAAAAATGCTCGTTGcagaaaaatctccaaaaatgaTTGCACGAAACTCAATAACAAAATATCAGAACCTCACATTGATAGATCCTCAGGTATGAatcattttgtatttattatattttatacattccaatctataaacatattttcttattgtATTTACTATATTGTATTtactattgatatataaatatttatttctttaaattcaATTGAttaattcttcaatttttttttatagggaaATCGTTTACAAGCAGTCATATTTGGTAAAGATATCGATCTGCGCGATAATACATTGCAGGTTTTTCAATCTTATTATATAGGCAATGCATATGTCAAAGCAATAGATCCAAGACACAAAATCGAATCGCATGAATATCAATAGATCATCAATTCGAGGACAattattgaaaatgttgaagatgACGAACCAGTGCTAAAGGTGtgacagcccgctagaaattcaattgtgaaatttctattaacttaggaatctcgtgaaaaccccataagttttcacgaatccattaatcgtataggtttttgtctaactacataattagtgttattatttactatggtatcataagtgtatttttgattattgaagatagttagaagtgtcaaaatgtattatggtttgtgccattagactcggagggttatttatagtcttatggcgcaataacattttttcatattttcggacaaaacgtctgttcaaaactgtagatattattggataaaaagaaatatcttgaggtaattttcatgaatattattgggtaaaaatattttgagttgattttatagatattattagataaaaatatcttaagttgattctttgtagatactattggatagaatattatgaggtaatcttttatagatattttgggtaggagaaaactacactcaactctcaactccagccacatctcttccatatctcatacataagtatctccagccacctctccccacgaaattatcttcatttacactttccattgaaagaatatcaaacactctctctcggacagcttttaggaggtcttttgcacacccatttcgaagcttttgtaaatgttttatcataaagtctccttcatataaattgttcctttttgagtctagtttacatggatatcttatttgccctatttgaagatcatttggtcagtcaaatattgtgtaaactatagaacggtcattctgggagataaattggagaatatgttatagtttgaagtttttgaccaagctaatggatagatattggtccgaaatttttatggagtattgttaacatgtatatgtgactattggttgatgatttttgcatgattaaaggttttgatgaaagattttcttagatttagaaacttagaaactggaagaagaaaaacagtttctgttttgaaaaagtttaactctttggtggtctaaacctattctaatgactttaataattttattggaggatcctaagtatcttatatacatgttatattattattttgaagatatttgatgttagtttcaaagatatgaaattttatacaaagagatattcaaataagccaaagtgtggatattcttggctaaatttatgttttggttaatttctaaccatgtgatcttgaattaaaagcttatatgtgttttaggacatctttttaaaccatgtgatggt contains:
- the LOC122309440 gene encoding ATP-dependent DNA helicase PIF1-like produces the protein MGKNINMYHLAPIDIFSDDEEFRHQEIDDELTVTILQEDLLASNHLNSEQKHAYELILETLLLNKSATFFIDGPAGTGKTFLYKTLLAEIRSKHMIALATASSGVAASILPGGRTAHSRFKISLKIEKNSTCNVSKQGNLAKLLRLAKLIIWNEATMCGKYSIEAVDKMLQDINDTNLPFGGKVIVFCGDFRQVLPVIQKTTKEQQIDASLARSHLWSSLTKIKLIENMRSRLDSDFCRYLIEVGNGNEPITVKDMIKIPTKMLIQYNNDADSLNCDIVRYYSFDETIDTSEQVTKNWKVKMLVAEKSPKMIARNSITKYQNLTLIDPQGNRLQAVIFGKDIDLRDNTLQIINSRTIIENVEDDEPVLKV